The following are encoded in a window of Sebastes umbrosus isolate fSebUmb1 chromosome 7, fSebUmb1.pri, whole genome shotgun sequence genomic DNA:
- the hnf1ba gene encoding hepatocyte nuclear factor 1-beta-A isoform X3 has product MFSKMVSKLTSLQQELLSALLDSGVTKDVLIQALDDMDPSPQGFGVKLESLPMSPPAAPSGKMNGADSSDSKPVFHTLTNGHSNKANKLSGSGDEGSEDGDDYDTPPILKELQLLNTEEAAEQRAEVDRMLAEDPWRAARMIKGYMQQHNIPQREVVDVTGLNQSHLSQHLNKGTPMKTQKRAALYTWYVRKQREILQQFNQAVLGSGSNMTDKDNQDQVFFFPEFNPSGQGMVQPGEEVGSEPSCKKMRRNRFKWGPASQQILYQAYERQKNPSKEEREALVEECNRAECLQRGVSPSKAQGLGSNLVTEVRVYNWFANRRKEEAFRQKLAMDSINLPPHTMNPLLSHSSPHHPHISASPPMRYSQGPGEVTSSTTISHHSSNAMATSQSVLQQVSPGGLDHSHSLMSPDVKMISGSGGGLPPVSTLTNIHSSHLSHQQTQNLIMPLSGVMAIAQSLNSSQSQSVPVINSVAGSLAALQPVQFSQQLHSPHQQSLMQQSPSHMSQQPFIATVTHSHMYPHKQEPPQYSHPSRFPSAMVVTDANSLSTLSSMSSSKTDASVNKMVQLGGLSWCPLQAW; this is encoded by the exons ATGTTCTCTAAAATGGTATCCAAGCtgacatctctgcagcaggaGCTCCTCAGCGCCCTGCTGGACTCAGGAGTTACTAAAGATGTTCTGATCCAAGCCCTGGATGATATGGACCCCAGCCCGCAAGGCTTTGGAGTAAAACTGGAGAGTCTGCCCATGTCGCCTCCAGCAGCTCCGAGCGGGAAGATGAACGGAGCGGACAGCAGCGACTCGAAGCCCGTCTTCCACACGCTCACCAACGGCCACAGCAACAAGGCCAACAAGCTGTCCGGGTCCGGGGACGAGGGCTCGGAGGACGGGGACGACTACGACACCCCTCCGATCCTCAAGGAGCTGCAGTTGCTCAACACTGAGGAGGCCGCCGAGCAGAGGGCGGAGGTGGACCGCATGTTGGc AGAGGATCCATGGCGTGCTGCCCGCATGATCAAAGGTTACATGCAGCAGCACAACATCCCCCAACGGGAGGTTGTGGACGTCACAGGACTCAACCAGTCTCACCTCTCCCAGCACCTCAACAAAGGCACGCCCATGAAAACACAGAAGCGAGCGGCCCTCTATACCTGGTATGTCAGGAAACAGCGGGAAATTCTCCAAC AGTTCAACCAGGCAGTGCTAGGCTCTGGAAGCAACATGACAGACAAAGACAATCAGgatcaggtgttttttttcccagagttCAACCCGTCCGGTCAGGGCATGGTTCAGCCTGGCGAAGAGGTCGGCAGCGAACCCTCCTGCAAGAAAATGAGACGAAACCGTTTCAAATGGGGGCCCGCGTCCCAGCAAATCCTGTACCAGGCCTATGAACGGCAGAAGAACCCCAgcaaggaggagagggaagctTTGGTGGAAGAGTGCAACAG AGCCGAATGTCTTCAGAGAGGCGTCTCCCCGTCCAAAGCTCAGGGCCTCGGCTCTAATCTGGTCACCGAAGTGCGAGTCTATAATTGGTTCGCCAACCGGCGTAAGGAGGAAGCCTTCAGGCAGAAGCTGGCCATGGACTCCATCAACTtaccgccccacaccatgaacCCTCTGCTGTCACACAGCTCGCCACATCACCCCCATATCAGCGCTTCGCCTCCCA tgcgTTACAGCCAAGGCCCCGGCGAGGTCACCTCCTCCACGACCATCAGTCACCACAGTAGCAACGCGATGGCGACCAGCCAGTCGGTGCTCCAGCAGGTGTCTCCGGGAGGATTGGACCACAGCCACAGCCTGATGTCACCTGACGTCAAGATG ATTTCAGGTTCAGGTGGAGGGCTTCCtccagtcagcacactgaccaACATCCACAGCTCCCATCTCAGCCATCAGCAGACACAGAACCTCATCATGCCTCTATCTGGAGTCATGGCCATAGCACAGA GTTTAAACTCGTCGCAATCTCAGTCGGTGCCGGTGATCAACAGCGTGGCGGGCAGTCTCGCGGCGCTGCAGCCGGTGCAGTTTTCCCAGCAGCTCCACAGCCCCCACCAGCAGAGCCTGATGCAGCAGTCCCCAAGCCACATGAGCCAGCAGCCGTTCATAGCTACCGTCACACACTCGCACA TGTATCCTCACAAGCAAGAGCCCCCGCAATATTCCCACCCGTCGCGTTTCCCCTCGGCCATGGTGGTCACAGACGCCAACAGCCTCAGCACCCTCAGCTCCATGTCCTCAAGCAAGACG GACGCTTCTGTAAACAAGATGGTGCAACTCGGTGGTCTCTCCTGG
- the hnf1ba gene encoding hepatocyte nuclear factor 1-beta-A isoform X1: protein MFSKMVSKLTSLQQELLSALLDSGVTKDVLIQALDDMDPSPQGFGVKLESLPMSPPAAPSGKMNGADSSDSKPVFHTLTNGHSNKANKLSGSGDEGSEDGDDYDTPPILKELQLLNTEEAAEQRAEVDRMLAEDPWRAARMIKGYMQQHNIPQREVVDVTGLNQSHLSQHLNKGTPMKTQKRAALYTWYVRKQREILQQFNQAVLGSGSNMTDKDNQDQVFFFPEFNPSGQGMVQPGEEVGSEPSCKKMRRNRFKWGPASQQILYQAYERQKNPSKEEREALVEECNRAECLQRGVSPSKAQGLGSNLVTEVRVYNWFANRRKEEAFRQKLAMDSINLPPHTMNPLLSHSSPHHPHISASPPNLMWWSSLFHRPRPATEKAQSPLSFRRARGTTRSDWSEDQSDLLRYSQGPGEVTSSTTISHHSSNAMATSQSVLQQVSPGGLDHSHSLMSPDVKMISGSGGGLPPVSTLTNIHSSHLSHQQTQNLIMPLSGVMAIAQSLNSSQSQSVPVINSVAGSLAALQPVQFSQQLHSPHQQSLMQQSPSHMSQQPFIATVTHSHMYPHKQEPPQYSHPSRFPSAMVVTDANSLSTLSSMSSSKTDASVNKMVQLGGLSWCPLQAW from the exons ATGTTCTCTAAAATGGTATCCAAGCtgacatctctgcagcaggaGCTCCTCAGCGCCCTGCTGGACTCAGGAGTTACTAAAGATGTTCTGATCCAAGCCCTGGATGATATGGACCCCAGCCCGCAAGGCTTTGGAGTAAAACTGGAGAGTCTGCCCATGTCGCCTCCAGCAGCTCCGAGCGGGAAGATGAACGGAGCGGACAGCAGCGACTCGAAGCCCGTCTTCCACACGCTCACCAACGGCCACAGCAACAAGGCCAACAAGCTGTCCGGGTCCGGGGACGAGGGCTCGGAGGACGGGGACGACTACGACACCCCTCCGATCCTCAAGGAGCTGCAGTTGCTCAACACTGAGGAGGCCGCCGAGCAGAGGGCGGAGGTGGACCGCATGTTGGc AGAGGATCCATGGCGTGCTGCCCGCATGATCAAAGGTTACATGCAGCAGCACAACATCCCCCAACGGGAGGTTGTGGACGTCACAGGACTCAACCAGTCTCACCTCTCCCAGCACCTCAACAAAGGCACGCCCATGAAAACACAGAAGCGAGCGGCCCTCTATACCTGGTATGTCAGGAAACAGCGGGAAATTCTCCAAC AGTTCAACCAGGCAGTGCTAGGCTCTGGAAGCAACATGACAGACAAAGACAATCAGgatcaggtgttttttttcccagagttCAACCCGTCCGGTCAGGGCATGGTTCAGCCTGGCGAAGAGGTCGGCAGCGAACCCTCCTGCAAGAAAATGAGACGAAACCGTTTCAAATGGGGGCCCGCGTCCCAGCAAATCCTGTACCAGGCCTATGAACGGCAGAAGAACCCCAgcaaggaggagagggaagctTTGGTGGAAGAGTGCAACAG AGCCGAATGTCTTCAGAGAGGCGTCTCCCCGTCCAAAGCTCAGGGCCTCGGCTCTAATCTGGTCACCGAAGTGCGAGTCTATAATTGGTTCGCCAACCGGCGTAAGGAGGAAGCCTTCAGGCAGAAGCTGGCCATGGACTCCATCAACTtaccgccccacaccatgaacCCTCTGCTGTCACACAGCTCGCCACATCACCCCCATATCAGCGCTTCGCCTCCCA ATCTGATGTGGTGGAGCAGTTTGTTCCACAGACCTCGGCCCGCAACTGAGAAGGCGCAGTCGCCCCTGAGCTTCCGCCGAGCCCGAGGGACGACCAGAAGTGACTGGTCGGAAGACCAGAGTGACCTAC tgcgTTACAGCCAAGGCCCCGGCGAGGTCACCTCCTCCACGACCATCAGTCACCACAGTAGCAACGCGATGGCGACCAGCCAGTCGGTGCTCCAGCAGGTGTCTCCGGGAGGATTGGACCACAGCCACAGCCTGATGTCACCTGACGTCAAGATG ATTTCAGGTTCAGGTGGAGGGCTTCCtccagtcagcacactgaccaACATCCACAGCTCCCATCTCAGCCATCAGCAGACACAGAACCTCATCATGCCTCTATCTGGAGTCATGGCCATAGCACAGA GTTTAAACTCGTCGCAATCTCAGTCGGTGCCGGTGATCAACAGCGTGGCGGGCAGTCTCGCGGCGCTGCAGCCGGTGCAGTTTTCCCAGCAGCTCCACAGCCCCCACCAGCAGAGCCTGATGCAGCAGTCCCCAAGCCACATGAGCCAGCAGCCGTTCATAGCTACCGTCACACACTCGCACA TGTATCCTCACAAGCAAGAGCCCCCGCAATATTCCCACCCGTCGCGTTTCCCCTCGGCCATGGTGGTCACAGACGCCAACAGCCTCAGCACCCTCAGCTCCATGTCCTCAAGCAAGACG GACGCTTCTGTAAACAAGATGGTGCAACTCGGTGGTCTCTCCTGG
- the hnf1ba gene encoding hepatocyte nuclear factor 1-beta-A isoform X2 — MFSKMVSKLTSLQQELLSALLDSGVTKDVLIQALDDMDPSPQGFGVKLESLPMSPPAAPSGKMNGADSSDSKPVFHTLTNGHSNKANKLSGSGDEGSEDGDDYDTPPILKELQLLNTEEAAEQRAEVDRMLAEDPWRAARMIKGYMQQHNIPQREVVDVTGLNQSHLSQHLNKGTPMKTQKRAALYTWYVRKQREILQQFNQAVLGSGSNMTDKDNQDQVFFFPEFNPSGQGMVQPGEEVGSEPSCKKMRRNRFKWGPASQQILYQAYERQKNPSKEEREALVEECNRAECLQRGVSPSKAQGLGSNLVTEVRVYNWFANRRKEEAFRQKLAMDSINLPPHTMNPLLSHSSPHHPHISASPPNLMWWSSLFHRPRPATEKAQSPLSFRRARGTTRSDWSEDQSDLLRYSQGPGEVTSSTTISHHSSNAMATSQSVLQQVSPGGLDHSHSLMSPDVKMISGSGGGLPPVSTLTNIHSSHLSHQQTQNLIMPLSGVMAIAQSLNSSQSQSVPVINSVAGSLAALQPVQFSQQLHSPHQQSLMQQSPSHMSQQPFIATVTHSHMYPHKQEPPQYSHPSRFPSAMVVTDANSLSTLSSMSSSKTCPLQAW; from the exons ATGTTCTCTAAAATGGTATCCAAGCtgacatctctgcagcaggaGCTCCTCAGCGCCCTGCTGGACTCAGGAGTTACTAAAGATGTTCTGATCCAAGCCCTGGATGATATGGACCCCAGCCCGCAAGGCTTTGGAGTAAAACTGGAGAGTCTGCCCATGTCGCCTCCAGCAGCTCCGAGCGGGAAGATGAACGGAGCGGACAGCAGCGACTCGAAGCCCGTCTTCCACACGCTCACCAACGGCCACAGCAACAAGGCCAACAAGCTGTCCGGGTCCGGGGACGAGGGCTCGGAGGACGGGGACGACTACGACACCCCTCCGATCCTCAAGGAGCTGCAGTTGCTCAACACTGAGGAGGCCGCCGAGCAGAGGGCGGAGGTGGACCGCATGTTGGc AGAGGATCCATGGCGTGCTGCCCGCATGATCAAAGGTTACATGCAGCAGCACAACATCCCCCAACGGGAGGTTGTGGACGTCACAGGACTCAACCAGTCTCACCTCTCCCAGCACCTCAACAAAGGCACGCCCATGAAAACACAGAAGCGAGCGGCCCTCTATACCTGGTATGTCAGGAAACAGCGGGAAATTCTCCAAC AGTTCAACCAGGCAGTGCTAGGCTCTGGAAGCAACATGACAGACAAAGACAATCAGgatcaggtgttttttttcccagagttCAACCCGTCCGGTCAGGGCATGGTTCAGCCTGGCGAAGAGGTCGGCAGCGAACCCTCCTGCAAGAAAATGAGACGAAACCGTTTCAAATGGGGGCCCGCGTCCCAGCAAATCCTGTACCAGGCCTATGAACGGCAGAAGAACCCCAgcaaggaggagagggaagctTTGGTGGAAGAGTGCAACAG AGCCGAATGTCTTCAGAGAGGCGTCTCCCCGTCCAAAGCTCAGGGCCTCGGCTCTAATCTGGTCACCGAAGTGCGAGTCTATAATTGGTTCGCCAACCGGCGTAAGGAGGAAGCCTTCAGGCAGAAGCTGGCCATGGACTCCATCAACTtaccgccccacaccatgaacCCTCTGCTGTCACACAGCTCGCCACATCACCCCCATATCAGCGCTTCGCCTCCCA ATCTGATGTGGTGGAGCAGTTTGTTCCACAGACCTCGGCCCGCAACTGAGAAGGCGCAGTCGCCCCTGAGCTTCCGCCGAGCCCGAGGGACGACCAGAAGTGACTGGTCGGAAGACCAGAGTGACCTAC tgcgTTACAGCCAAGGCCCCGGCGAGGTCACCTCCTCCACGACCATCAGTCACCACAGTAGCAACGCGATGGCGACCAGCCAGTCGGTGCTCCAGCAGGTGTCTCCGGGAGGATTGGACCACAGCCACAGCCTGATGTCACCTGACGTCAAGATG ATTTCAGGTTCAGGTGGAGGGCTTCCtccagtcagcacactgaccaACATCCACAGCTCCCATCTCAGCCATCAGCAGACACAGAACCTCATCATGCCTCTATCTGGAGTCATGGCCATAGCACAGA GTTTAAACTCGTCGCAATCTCAGTCGGTGCCGGTGATCAACAGCGTGGCGGGCAGTCTCGCGGCGCTGCAGCCGGTGCAGTTTTCCCAGCAGCTCCACAGCCCCCACCAGCAGAGCCTGATGCAGCAGTCCCCAAGCCACATGAGCCAGCAGCCGTTCATAGCTACCGTCACACACTCGCACA TGTATCCTCACAAGCAAGAGCCCCCGCAATATTCCCACCCGTCGCGTTTCCCCTCGGCCATGGTGGTCACAGACGCCAACAGCCTCAGCACCCTCAGCTCCATGTCCTCAAGCAAGACG